Genomic window (Bombus vancouverensis nearcticus chromosome 2, iyBomVanc1_principal, whole genome shotgun sequence):
AAAAGTGAACTAATTGATTCTGAACAGAAAATGTCACTGCAATGTAACATTGAAATAATTAAGCAGTTACACATATATGTAATTTCCGCCGATTTGTTTACGAGCTTGTCTAGAAACGAGAAGGATTGACTGCTAAAATAAAAATGCAGCTGCACGTTCcagtaatttaaatatatcaacAAAACGCAATTCAAAACGTATTATAAATTCACAGTCTACTAACATTTGCAGTAATAAAACATGCTGCATTTATGAATATGAGACCATTGAATATGAAAGctatacctttctttctcttgaaataaatacaatttaaatatcgGAATTACCCTTCAATCGTTATTGAACTGTAGGAAGGAATTTCAAATTCACCGCTAATCCTACAAAACTAAAAATTCTCCTAGCGATAAACGGAAGTAAAAGGTAGTAGATAGAAGAAGTTGCATCACTTCGTCTCTAAATAGTTTTTAAACAAAACAAGAtcgaacacacacacacacacatatatatatagtggtagATCTTATATCCATTAAATTTTATCATGGAACGTTTCATGTCTCAAGAGTGTGTTGTCGTAATAAAAACTTGTTATCAAAATCAATCAGAAAGTGGTAAGAGCTGAGCTCGATTGACTTCCTTGTCCGCTTGATTTAACAATTCTAGATGTTTTCTATGGAAGTATTCGAAGTGGACGTCTGTGAAAATAAATCCACCACAATTAACAAGTGGAGGGACAACATCCCCGAGGAAATTGAACGAACAACGCAACGAATATGTGAAAATATTATGGAAAAGGTAAATGGAAAAAAACACATCTGATTTTGATATCATACTTTGCACATAAATACAATAATCCCATGATAAAATATCGATAAAGGGTATGTTAGATATAAGTTTTATCAAAAgttaaaaattcgaaatatcTTGCTGCTTTATACTATACTGATCATACTTATACTGTTTGTAAgtgaaatatatatgtcgggtttacattagaattagggttaggggcgtgaaacgaatcttcgtttgggttacacgttgtcgttatgcaatagagaagacattgactaatgcaaatacgattattatagaagcggacaagtaaccgtggtagttaggtactcgagaaactattgacaatgatcctaagttcaataacgaatccgcggtcgacgcgatgatagatgaacgtactcacaaaatctaagtcggacgcgtaatattcactggtcataaggggttactctttttcatcgatgagatcgcgagcgggaatgactttcccgtcccgatgatgccacagaggaaaactatattggggtgtgtctaaggacacgagatcatcggattcgtcgagaaaagccttcgttcagaaagtaagggaaattggcgttgctgctaattggtcaatctccatatcggtggttagaaaaagatgctagccgccctcgagggaaagttgctagtgggagacgccgctcgttgaaaaataggtctcccctattttcccgtagttgggacaaagactgtttgtctgtttgaaggactttagttgactaaatcttaagattcatatcgggccctcgagctagctgaacatgtactgcggagacgcatcgacatctggcaatcatcttactcgaagaatagggtctgcgtatggcgagctacgggacagagaccgttggaatgtttactgtcgagtgttacaactattttctttttaaggagagctatagaattattccatgcctttgttagacaaagcgttcatcccgtgaccgcggctacgttcggcgactgactgtcgcctcgagcccaagctcgttatcacaactctcgaacaattacgatctgattgaataactacaattgttcaattacagctatagtagactctaggttacaatgttgcgggattatccaaaattccaaaggctccagTGTTGTTTcatttccgacatatataagagatgtttttaaataatttcgtttttaaataatttttaaacgaaggaggatacatataaatacgtatctCATCCTATCTTCTTTACATTATCACAATATCATAGACTAAAATGTGTATTCACCTGCACTGGTAGTGTTATCCCATTGGAATGGTGATCGACAGCCATCGCGAacgtcgtattttatttcaggTATATCCACCATGCCGATTTCTTCTCCATAATACGTAACCGCAACTCCGGGCAAAATCATCTCCAGCATTATCATTTGATCCGCCCTATCAGGATAACGTGAGCCAAGACGAACTCGATCGTGGTTTCCCATCTATAGAaatataattatgtaaatatactTTCAATGGAATAGACTGGCGCACTAAATCCAACCGGATATTTAACATTCAGCATTTGTTCAATATTCTTTATTCTATGATATTTATCTTCGAACCCTTAAAGTTATACATGCTTTTCAGTGAAAAGCGTCAGTTTCATTTCTGATCAGACGCGACAAAAATTGTACACAGTTGATATTCTATTATCAGTAGTTAATTCGAAAGTATTACGTAGTCGAAAGAATATTGTTAAAATGACAAATTTAAGCGAATGTTCAGGATTCTAATCGCCTTCTTATCTCTAAATTAACAGAGCAGATTTTCCTTGTTCCCCAACGAATCAGAATTTCTCGTTGTTTGTCTTATTCGTTGGAAACAAGACGCGTATTCAACGTTATTAAAGACTCTTGTGTGACTTGATTAAAAACTTACGTACCACCCAATTTGCGACCGCATTCTGCGGCATTTTATTTATCCAACTATCTATAACGTTCTTCAACTGAGTGGCGTTGGAATTTGCATCGGCGTCCGTtataaatttgaaattgaatGGGACGTGCGAGCCGTAGTTGTAATACTTGATCGTGTTCGATAAAGAAGTATACGCCTCCGTCAGAAGCACCTGTAACATTAAATGTTAACACGGAGACGGGCTACTTGGGTAATAAGGTTTCTGCGATAGGACCAAATTCGAATTAATTGGTTTAAATGTTGAAAATTTTATCCGTGAAGTATTCTACGCTTTCTACATTCTGTTGAAGATAAAAAGGTGCAGGATCGAATATTATCGAAATCTCGGTACCAGCGAAGCTATCGAATCTCATTGACACATTCAAAGATTAAAACTCGGAAGATTAAAACCCGAAAGaagaaactaaaatattaaatattgcgAATTGGCAAAATTGAAATAGAATATAGTCCTCAAGGCagataaaattattcaaaaatatatctGCTTTCTCTTACTATCTCGTCACGACCATTTTTTTCCGCATATTCGTCCACGAAATTTCGCCAGCTCTGTACTAATTGGTAAGTTTCATTCTGGTCCTTTGTATAAATGTGATCGTAATAGGCGTGATGAGTTTCATTGAGGCTGGGATCCACGTGTTCAAGTTTTGGTTCGTTTTTGGTTATGTCATTCAGCTCAAACAAGTGTGGTACAGCATCTATGCGGAACCCGTCAATTCCCTTGTCCAACCAAAATTTCATTATGTCCTGCAAAAATAAGACGGCCATATATGTTTCGCGctgttagaaataattatttaaagatagaaaaatagaTTCATTGAAATAAAAACGGTAAGCTTATGACAATGACGCGATCGCATCGTTCTTGCTATAATCTAGCAGATACTAATAGCCAACGTGGAAGATTCTCGATTTGTCATGAAAAATATGTTGGATAAAATGACGTAATGATCTTTCTCAATTTCTAAATCTGTGCACAAAAATCAGCCCATCGATCGTCGATATCGATGCCTATCGATCTAGCGTTACTTTCTTTCTATAGACTATAGGTTGTAGTAAAACATAGAATAGCAGAATCGAGAGCTACTAACAAAAACGGTAGTCAGAATGGAAAGAAATTCGCGGTCTCGTCGAATCAATTTGAATTATATTAACGTAATCGATCGAGCTATACCTTCATCTCTCGCTGTACGACCGGGTTTCTGTAGTTCAAGTCTGGTTGTGAGGCTAAGAATTGATGAAAATAGAGTTGTTTCCTTTGCTTGTGATACGTCCATGCTGATCCATTGAACACGCTGACCCAGTTGTTAGGCGGTGAAGTCCCGTTTTCTCCTGTTCCATTGACCCATATATAGTAATCCGCATATTGTTTTGTGTTATTGACGCTTTTTTGGAACCAGAGATGCTGGTCAGACGTGTGATTAGGAACAAGATCTAAAATAACCTGAAAAATGAGGAGAAAATTATCCGTATCCTTTACGATTACTAGCGATTTTGTAAGTCCCTATGAATATATCAAATCGACGGATGGATTGTTTATGTTGGAAAAGCTAAAAATCGTGAAGTACCAACTATTATAATTATGACGGTGCACTGTCTTATATTACGCCTATTATATTATaccgttatattttattatattatatatatatcatttaccaaagtaattttgaattatttatatgGATAAAGCGAGGCACGAATCGGTAACCGCGATATTTGAACGAGTGCTGATAATTCAACAAACTCGGCTATCAAAGAAATGCTTATTAGCATTGAGACAACTGCTATTCattgatattataatatattttgtctCACCGCTATGATAACAGGTATTTTCAGATTTTGTCAACATAATTTCTATGGTAATATTATTGCTTTATTGTATTATGGTAAATGTTTGTTATTGTCGCGTTGAAAATATGCTGATATGCATCGCAATTCGATGTTATACAAACGAGCAATAAATTACAATCGTTAACGTAACTTGTCTTTAAAACAAACTCTCGTTCTCCACGTTCTTCGCGCGTGTTGTTTAATTGCTTAACACGATTCAACGATGTTGTACGATTCGATTAAGATCAACGATCAAATGTAATTCATTTATCGCCATTCGCAAAATTTCATTTCGCTTTACCTTTAAACCAATTTTATGAGCCTCTGCCAAAAGATTCTCGAGATCTTTTAGAGTACCGAAGACTGGAGCGACGTCTCTAAAGTCTGATATGTCATATCCGAAATCATTCATAGGGCTTTTATTGATCGGTGACAGCCAGATCGCTGTTACTCCAGTAGAATTGAAATGCTGAAGTTTGCTGGTAATACCTGTGAGAAAACCAAGTACAATTTTATATCAATTCCAACGATTATAGGAATACAAATGGAGGATATTCTTTCGAACGATACTGGTAATCGATCAGGATGAACTTTGATAGATATCACGGAATGGGGTGGATTTAATTACGTTGATTAATTACAttatgttaattaattaaacgaaatattaaCATAGAAACTACATTAATATCATTCGGTCTTCGAGTTTATCAGACTATACCGTTCTAACATAAAAGTCGTATATTCGTTCAGCGATATAAAAGTCGGAAAATGAACTTATGATATTTTTCTTGTGTAGTCTTCAATCGATATCAATTACTTCCTGCCAACAATATCTACTAATTCTAAGTATATATGCAAGACTGTTTGATCAATGTAAGATCAAAGgtcaaaattaaattaaagaacTTCGTTtcaaatacattttatatattggcAATAATTTAGAATCGTGGAAATATTTATGAACAGTAATGCATGCTCAAGCAATATTTCGATAAATGTTACGGATAATATGATGAAAAAAATAACATTGTAAAATTCCACCGTTCGATACACAGAATAGTATGAAATCTTTTACCTTTTTCTTTTGCATCGTATGATTAGATAAAGTTGTGAGATATGAGATATCAGTGGATGTTTATATATACAGCTATTCGAAAAATGTCAtcttatctataaaaatatatttatgaaatcgATAATACTATAGATACTAATACAATATCGTGTAGACTAAAGACGAGCGATCGGTACATTGATATAGGGAAATTTTTTTCGAAACGTTGATCTTGACATTACATTTTCAAGCTTATCAAAAATGATAAAGTGTATGTTATTCTAAACAATCACCATTGAATAGTTTCTCCATGTTAGTGTCGACTACCAATTGTATATGCATACGCGTTAAAGAAGAAGCTACGTTATAATAATAGCTTTTActaaattttatgtatttacTATGTCATTTGTATGTATTTTACTATTAATCACGTTGATGTAATTTGTTACGATTCCGAGTatcgttttaatatttaaaaagacaCATCCAAACATAATTTATTAATGTCGTAATCGATGTTGTTACAGGTAAGTGAAAGACGCAAATAATCGTGGCGTCGTACGGCAAAGTAAGTAACAATTTAATGTAATCTTAGAACTCATTAACGCGTTCTCATCTGTATATAAAATTAGAAACGAACCGATACTTCTGTGTAGTTCGTTGTATGCCGTGAAATCTATCAAATattatacttgaaaaatcgaaattgTTGTATAATGAGAAATTGTAGtatattagaaaaaaataaattgcttTAAAACGACTAAATTTCGACTGTAGTTAACAGacatttctaaataaaatttgcTACACTTTATTTTACGTTTTGCCCATTAGCATGATTTATCATTAAACGTCGTACAATTATTGTCGTGTGAATCTCTGAAAATTTGCAATCtaaatatcaatattaaatatataaatactgGAAAGCTAGATATTTCGTTAAtagatattacatatttgtaGAAAGATGAAAATGGGAAAAATGCCAACTACAGTCTGACACgcgattatttaaattaattcgttttttaaataaataatcatcgATCCTACCACTATCTCGTTAGTCCACCGTCGTAGGAGACATTTTCTGGGATTCGACACATCCTTTTAATTACTATCGAGCATTCGAAGACCGCACGTTACATCACGTACATGAAAGAAAGGAAGTATGATGCTAGAGGTGCAATTAAATATTACGGAACTGTTTTTATCTTTTGTTATCGTACGCCGTGCTATTCTTGCGAAACGTGTACAGAATTAAAGAATTAAAAGTAAAGGATGTTACTTGAAAAAATACACAAGGATGTTTGCAGAGTATTGTTCCATTTATCTAGTAAGAAAAAACTGTTCAACGTATAAATctcctaaatattttattgctTACTACTGCCTCATTCTTATTTCCTTCGTTACTATAGAAAATCACTGTTACTTTTTACTGTTAACTGGGAATAACCGCTGATATCATAGTAATTAGGCGAGGAATCGAAACCTTGGATTGGTTCCAAGTTGCCAACACTGTACACGAGATGCCCAAGTGTTTTATGCATCACTTAAAATATCGTTAACCACTAACGATACTACCGTTAGACactataattaatttcaatattaattgTACGATCGGATGaatcattaatttatttgttggTTAATTAAGCGGAACTGACACTAACCATTAACAAAATTATCATCACTATTTATACCAAGAATTCATAATGTAGATTTATACAGTCTTTCGATTTCTCTGTTGGTTTCCACCGACAATTTTTCAAAGGAACACCATTTACACCTGTCAGCTTCGGCCATTGTAGTTTGCAATTATGACGATACAATCCTCAAGAATCTCGTTATTACACTTCGTTAGATGTATATGTCGCGTTACGAAACTTCCTTCCATGAACACTTGAATCGCGATCTTTAAATGACCATGTCTTTTATTAGTTGATTACTTTTTTAGGTAGTTCGCAGTATCGTacacttaaatatattttctatggCTTAGACGTTTCAATTTTAGCCTTATTTGCCGGCCTGAAATCTTCTACGAACCTAATTCTTATTCCCTGAGCATAGTGTGTAGATATGGTGtgaataaagttaaaaaatgtGACAAGAAATCCGAAATTTTAGTTGTCCAAGCACAGAGTAGAATGATCACGAGAGAACGAATCAAACGTTACAAGAGAGAAGAATGGCTACAGGAAAGAAATCTATAGGAAGACTAATAAACAAGATCGTATAAAAATTTCAGAATATTTCATACACCACTGCGTCCGTATCCAAACTTTTCCACCAGTTAGAGTATATTTCTCATTAATTATCGTTAATAATTAAATCAcgaatttattcaaattacatCTTATTTATTCTAGCTTTTCTGAATCGCGATTATTCCACATCTGTCTCGTCTCGATATTCTTTAAACTGTCTGAAATGATGCAACGAACGGTTCGCGTGCCACGGAACGTTACCAGATACCTGAACATCCTAATGTTTCCTACGGATTTCCTACCTTTCAGGTCTCCAATGCCATCGCCGTCTGAATCCTTGAGACTCCGAGGATACACTTGATAGAAAACCGCATTCTTCCACCAACCCTTGTTCTTGATCTCGGCGGCGGCCAGGCCGACCGCAACGAGAAGCACAACCACCACGAAGCTGATGTTCTTCATGATTTGAATGATGCGGCGCGCAATCACTCGGCTTCTTATATGCCAGATTCGATGGTAAAAAAGAGCAGCGTATCGCATGTCCTTATCAACAGAGCATTGAGAAAAGTCGAGATAAATAACATGATACCAAAGAAAAATCGCGCGATGATCGAGCAATTTGAATTATATGACGTTCTACCTCTTCACGGTTCGTGTATCTTTTACAATAGGATATTTTTTGTAATTACATCGATTagaatttatcgaatattttctcCGTCGTGACTCTAAGTAATTTCACTTGGAACTTGCGCTCGGCTTTAGTTTTCGAGATACTCGTAAAAGTGTTTTTCATACTTTTTACTTTGCTGTGTAGCAGGGGAACGGGTAGGTTTGTGGaggaatgaaaaataaaaaagaacgagagaaaagaaaagaaagttagAGCGAGGTTTATAAATGGACATGAATATGGCTTGCATATGTTTGCACCGCTATGCGTTTAAATATGTATGCATTATTGCGTGTTTGTATAGTTTCAATTTGCAAGTACAggaaaataaagaaggaaatcGTCGTTCAAATTGGCTTAACTATTCGATAATTTGTACAGTGACTCAGTGACTACAGAAAGTATTTGCACACCACTGTGTTTATTATCGCACTTATATGCTAGTTGATTAGATCCAACTATagtaaatttcgtatcattcaaTAGTACTTTCATATAATTGCAACAATTTGATACCAAGCAAAGGAAATGTAGAacttaagaaaagaaaaatgcttcgttaaaaaatacgtgtatgtgcaaaaatatttttttaaccaCATACTTCAGTAATCTATActttcttta
Coding sequences:
- the AGLU2 gene encoding alpha glucosidase 2, with amino-acid sequence MKNISFVVVVLLVAVGLAAAEIKNKGWWKNAVFYQVYPRSLKDSDGDGIGDLKGITSKLQHFNSTGVTAIWLSPINKSPMNDFGYDISDFRDVAPVFGTLKDLENLLAEAHKIGLKVILDLVPNHTSDQHLWFQKSVNNTKQYADYYIWVNGTGENGTSPPNNWVSVFNGSAWTYHKQRKQLYFHQFLASQPDLNYRNPVVQREMKDIMKFWLDKGIDGFRIDAVPHLFELNDITKNEPKLEHVDPSLNETHHAYYDHIYTKDQNETYQLVQSWRNFVDEYAEKNGRDEIVLLTEAYTSLSNTIKYYNYGSHVPFNFKFITDADANSNATQLKNVIDSWINKMPQNAVANWVMGNHDRVRLGSRYPDRADQMIMLEMILPGVAVTYYGEEIGMVDIPEIKYDVRDGCRSPFQWDNTTSAGFSNTTKTWLPVNKNFKDVNLQKEEKEKNSPYQLYTKLIDLRKEHVLKHGSLITKDISKYVLAVLRENETETVSLLINISNNKTSVKLTQLGSTRVSENPTKILLGSTNFNQQPGTQVNNSIIELPGHAAVILISSGASLASYSVISLLLAVLFSLFPW